From one Humulus lupulus chromosome 8, drHumLupu1.1, whole genome shotgun sequence genomic stretch:
- the LOC133794383 gene encoding GDSL esterase/lipase APG-like has product MPLLNKPKKKMEMQMHNRGGGSMVLSLVCVCGLLFLYGGNAQDTLVPAVITFGDSIVDVGNNNHLPTLFKANYPPYGRDFVNHQPTGRFSNGKLPTDLIAETLGFKSYAPAYLSPEASGKKLLIGANFASAASGYDENTAARYHAIPLSQQLKYFQEYQTKLAKVAGQSKAKSIIKDALYVLSVGSGDFVQNYYINPHLNRAYTVEQYSVMLISSFTTFTKGLYGLGARKIGVTSLPPLGCLPSARTLFGYHQSGCVAKPNTDAQAFNKKLNAAAASIQKQYPDLRLVIFDIYKPLYDVIKSPSKYGFAEATRGCCGTGTPETHSALCNPHAIGTCSNATQYVFFDGVHPSEAANRIIAVELIGQGLSLV; this is encoded by the exons ATGCCACTGTTAAATAAGCCGAAGAAGAAGATGGAAATGCAAATGCATAACAGAGGAGGAGGCAGCATGGTTTTGAGTTTGGTGTGTGTATGTGGATTACTATTTTTATATGGTGGGAATGCTCAGGACACTCTTGTTCCGGCGGTCATTACTTTTGGTGACTCCATTGTCGATGTAGGGAACAACAACCATCTCCCCACTCTTTTTAAGGCTAATTACCCTCCTTATGGAAGGGACTTCGTCAATCACCAACCCACCGGAAGATTCTCCAATGGCAAACTTCCCACTGACCTCATTG CTGAGACTCTAGGCTTCAAGAGTTACGCACCGGCGTATCTTAGCCCAGAAGCATCAGGGAAAAAACTTCTTATTGGAGCCAACTTTGCTTCAGCTGCATCTGGTTACGATGAGAACACTGCAGCTCGATAT CACGCAATCCCATTGTCCCAGCAGTTAAAGTATTTCCAAGAATACCAGACAAAGCTAGCTAAAGTAGCTGGCCAGAGTAAAGCTAAATCCATTATTAAGGACGCTCTTTATGTACTGAGCGTTGGTAGTGGCGACTTCGTTCAGAACTACTACATCAATCCTCATCTCAACAGAGCCTACACCGTTGAGCAATACAGTGTCATGCTCATTAGCTCATTCACAACCTTTACTAAg GGCTTGTATGGCTTGGGGGCAAGAAAAATTGGAGTGACTTCACTCCCTCCATTAGGCTGTCTTCCATCAGCAAGAACCTTATTTGGATATCACCAAAGTGGGTGTGTCGCTAAGCCCAACACAGACGCCCAAGCATTTAATAAGAAGTTGAACGCTGCTGCTGCCAGTATCCAAAAGCAATACCCTGATCTTAGACTTGTTATCTTTGATATTTACAAGCCTCTTTACGATGTTATTAAATCCCCTTCTAAATATG GCTTTGCGGAAGCAACAAGAGGCTGCTGCGGAACTGGGACTCCGGAGACACACTCAGCTTTGTGCAATCCTCACGCAATAGGAACTTGTTCAAATGCTACTCAGTACGTATTTTTTGACGGTGTCCATCCATCCGAAGCTGCTAATAGAATTATTGCTGTTGAGTTGATAGGCCAAGGCCTATCCCTCGTCTGA